Part of the Pseudomonas baltica genome is shown below.
GCAATGCTCCCGACAGCCGCAAGGCCATGGTGCAGCTGCGCAACGTCGGCAAGCATTTCGGGCCACTGCGGGTGCTCAAGGGCATCGACCTGACTATCCATCACAGCGAAGTGGTGTGCCTGATCGGCCCTTCCGGCTCCGGCAAGAGCACGCTGCTGCGCAGCATGGCGTTCCTCGAGGAGTACGACGAGGGGCAGATCCATATCGAAGGCCAGCTGCTTGGCTGGCAGAACGTCGATGTCGAGGGCCCCGCGCGCAAACGGGCGGCGCAATCGAAGATCAACCAGGTCCGCCAGAACGTCGGCATGGTGTTCCAGCAGTTCAACCTGTGGCCACACATGACCGTGCTCGGTAACGTCTGTGAAGCGCTGCAACAGGTGCGCAAACAGAGCAAGGCGCAAGCCCGCGAGCGCGCTCTGGCGATGCTCGACAAGGTCGGCCTGGCGCACAAGGCCGAGGCCTGGCCGGTGCAGTTGTCCGGCGGCCAGCAGCAGCGCGTGGCAATCGCCCGGGCGCTGGCCATGGAGCCGCACATCATGCTGTTCGACGAACCGACCTCGGCCCTCGACCCCGAGCTGGTCGGCGAAGTGTTGCAGGTGATGAAGGACCTGGCCAAGGAAGGCATGACCATGGTCGTGGTCACCCATGAGATGGGCTTTGCCGCGCAGGTCGCCGACTCGGTGATTTTCCTCGACAAGGGTGAGGTGGTCGCGCGCGGTACGCCGCAGCAGATTTTCCATCAGGCCGAGCACCCACGCCTGCAGCAGTTTCTACAGAATTATCTGGATCGCAATGCGTTCTGGCAGGACGGCAAGGACGCCGCCGCACCATGAGATCGTCCCTTGAAGCGGTTCCCTGCACCCCGCATTTGCGGTACCTTGCGACGCCTTTTGCCGCACTTGCGGCCATGACCGGGAACACGGGCCGATGAAGAATCCTCCACAAGCGCTTTACCAACGGGCCAAGGATTACGTGCAGAGCAAACTGCGCGCCGGCGAATGGAAGACCGGCGACCTGATCCCGTCGGAAAACCGCTTGGTGGTGGAATTGGGCATGTCGCGGATGACGGTCAACCGTGCGCTGCGCGAACTCACCGAAGAAGGCCTGCTGCTGCGGGTCTCCGGCGTCGGCACCTTTGTGGCCGAGAGCAAGCCCAAGTCTAATCTGCTGACCATCACCAATATCGCCGACGAGATCACCGCCCGCGGCCATCGCTACGATTGCCAGGTGCTGCAGCTCTCCCGCGAGGCCGCCTCGATGACGGTCGCGGCAGCGCTGGCGCTGCCCACGGGCGCCTCGGTGTTCCACCTGGTGTGCGTGCACCTTGAAGAAGGCGTACCGGTGCAACTCGAAGACCGTTACGTCAGCCCGGAGCTGGTGCCGGAGTTCCTGCAACAGCAGTTCGGCGGGCAACTGCAGCCGGCGCGGTACTTGCTGCAGGTGATCAGCCCGGATGAAATGGAGCACATCGTCGAGGCGGCGCATCCTTCCAGCGATGAAAGCCGGCATTTGCAGGTGGAGGCTACGGAGCCCTGCCTGGTGCTGATGCGCCGCACCTGGAACAGCGGCAAGGTGGTGACCTATGTGCGCCTGGTGCACCCGTCGTCGCGGTATAGGCTGGGCAGCCGGATGGCCGTTAACGGCGCACAGCGGGATGGCTGAATCAGAAGCCTTGCTCCCACAATGCAAACAGAGCCCTCGATGTACACCTGTGGGAGCAAGGCTAGACCGCGAAGGCGTCGGCACTGCCAGCACATTATTAAGCGCAACAAAAAAGGCGTCCTTTGCAGGACGCCTTTTTGCTGAATATGGTCGGGGTAAGGGGATTCGAACTCCTGACATCCTGCTCCCAAAGCAGGCGCGCTACCGGACTGCGCTATACCCCGGTACAAAAAAGGCACCCATAAGGCGCCTTTTCTGATGCCTTGAACTGTTACATCAAAGGACTTTTTAAGATCTGACCCAGCGAACCGGAATCAAAAATGGTGGGTCGTGTGGGATTCGAACCTACGACCAATTGGTTAAAAGCCAACTGCTCTACCAACTGAGCTAACGACCCAAAAATGGTCGGGGTAAGGGGATTCGAACTCCTGACATCCTGCTCCCAAAGCAGGCGCGCTACCGGACTGCGCTATACCCCGATATGAAATTTGGCTCCGTGACCAGGACTCGAACCTGGGACCCAATGATTAACAGTCATTTGCTCTACCGACTGAGCTATCACGGAACTATCAATTTCAGTTACTGCAACTTCATTACTGCAACTTCATTACTGCAACTTCATTACTGCAACTTCATTACTGCAACTTCATTACTGCAACTTCATTACTGCAATTTCAAAAGCTGTATCACTACCGCCTTGAACTCTTCGACCCTTCCGTATCGCTACGTTAGTGCCTCTGAGGCGCGCTATTTTACAAGTTTCAAAACCTCTGTCAACCCTTAAATCGCTTTCAAGACACTGAATTTGCAACTTTTTTCAGAATTCCGACAGAGCCGGTGTTTCTGCAGGTGACCGTACAGCGGGGCGCATTTTAGAAGCAGCGAAGCGAAAATGCAAAGGAAAATATTCAACTGAGCCTACACCGCCGTTCCGGTGGGTGCAGGCTCTGCCGGCGAAGCCTTTGAAGCTTCGCGGGCAGAGCCCGCTCCCACAGGGGTTTGGAGGGGCCTATGCGTCAGGCGAAGACGATCTCGTCGTTGTCGAGCGTAGCGGTCACTGACGTGCCAGGCAGAAACTGCCCCGACAGAATCAACTGCGCCAACGGATTCTCGATCCAGCGCTGAATCGCGCGCTTGAGTGGCCGCGCACCATAGACCGGGTCGTACCCCACGGCGATCAACTTGTCCAACGCCTCGGAACTCAGCTCCAGGGTCAGCTCGCGCTCGGTCAGCCGACTGCGCAGGCGCGCCAACTGGATCTGCGTGATGCCGGCAATCTGATCGCGGGCCAGCGGCTCGAAGATCACCACTTCATCCACACGGTTGATGAACTCCGGCCGGAAGTGCGAACCCAGCGCGTCCATCACCGCCGCACGCTGGGCATCGGGATCACCCACCAGCTCCTGAATCCGCGCAGACCCCAGGTTGGAGGTCATCACGATCACGGTATTGCGGAAATCCACCGTACGCCCGTGGCTGTCAGTCAGGCGGCCATCTTCCAGCACCTGCAGCAACACGTTGAACACGTCAGGGTGAGCCTTCTCGACCTCATCCAGCAGCACCACCGAATATGGCTTGCGACGCACCGCCTCGGTCAGGTAACCGCCCTCCTCGTAGCCCACATAGCCAGGCGGGGCACCGATCAGCCGCGCCACGGAATGCTTCTCCATGAACTCGGACATATCGATGCGTATCATGGCCTCTTCAGTATCGAACAAGAACTCCGCCAAGGCCTTGCACAGCTCGGTCTTGCCCACACCGGTAGGGCCGAGGAACATGAACGAGCCGCTCGGGCGGTCCGGATCCGACAGCCCCGCGCGGGAACGGCGCACAGCGTTGGAAACCGCCACCACCGCCTCGTGCTGACCGATCACGCGCTGGTGCAGCAGGCTTTCCATCTTCAGCAGCTTGTCGCGCTCGCCTTCGAGCATCTTGGCGACCGGGATGCCGGTCCACTTGGAGACCACTTCGGCGATTTCTTCCTCGGTGACCCTGCTGCGCAACAGCTGGTTTTCAGGCTTGCCGTGCTGGTCGACCATCTGCAGGCTGCGCTCCAGATCGGGGATGACCCCGTACTGCAACTCGGCCATGCGGCTCAGATCGCCCTTGCGCCGCGCGGCTTCCAGCTCTTGGCGGGCTTGTTCGATTTTCTGCTGGATCTGCGCCGAGCCCTGCACTTCGGCTTTTTCCGAGGTCCAGATCTCTTCGAGATCGGCGTATTCGCGCTCCAGCCGGGTAATTTCTTCCTTCAGTTTTTCCAGGCGTTTGATCGCCGCCTCGTCGTCTTCCTTCTTCAGGGCCTGAGCCTCGACCTTGAGCTGGATCAGGCGCCGCTCCAGGCGATCGAGCACTTCGGGCTTAGAGTCGATTTCCATACGGATACGGCTCGCCGCTTCGTCGATCAGGTCGATGGCCTTGTCCGGCAACTGGCGATCGGTGATGTAGCGATGGCTCAGCTTGGCCGCGGCGATGATCGCGCCATCGGTGATAGCGACCTTGTGGTGCACCTCATAGCGCTCCTTGAGGCCACGGAGGATGGCGATGGTGTCTTCTTCGCTCGGCTCCTCCACCAGGACCTTCTGGAAGCGCCGCTCAAGGGCAGCGTCCTTCTCTATATATTGCCGGTACTCGTTGAGCGTGGTGGCACCGACGCAATGCAGCTCGCCGCGGGCCAGGGCCGGCTTGAGCATATTGCCCGCGTCCATGGAGCCTTCGCCCTTGCCTGCGCCGACCATGGTGTGCAGCTCATCGATGAACAGGATGATCTGCCCATCCTGCTTGGACAGCTCGTTGAGCAGGCCTTTGAGGCGCTCCTCGAACTCGCCGCGGAACTTGGCACCGGCAATCAGTGCGCCCATGTCCAGCGACAGCAGGCGCTTGCCCTTGAGGCCATCCGGCACCTCACCATTGATGATGCGCTGGGCCAGGCCTTCGGCGATGGCGGTCTTGCCGACGCCGGGCTCACCGATCAGCACCGGGTTGTTCTTGGTGCGGCGCTGCAGGACCTGAATAGTGCGGCGAATTTCGTCGTCGCGGCCGATCACCGGGTCGAGCTTGCCCTCTTCGGCGCGCTTGGTCAGGTCGACGGTGTATTTTTCCAGCGCCTTGCGTGATTCCTCGGCATTGGGGTCGTTGACCGCATCGCCGCCGCGCAGGTTGAGGATGGCGTTTTCCAGGGCCTTTTTGGTCACGCCCTGGCCCAGCAGCAATTTGCCGAGCTTGCTGTTCTCATCCATGGCTGCCAGCAGCACCAGCTCGCTGGAGAT
Proteins encoded:
- a CDS encoding amino acid ABC transporter ATP-binding protein; amino-acid sequence: MVQLRNVGKHFGPLRVLKGIDLTIHHSEVVCLIGPSGSGKSTLLRSMAFLEEYDEGQIHIEGQLLGWQNVDVEGPARKRAAQSKINQVRQNVGMVFQQFNLWPHMTVLGNVCEALQQVRKQSKAQARERALAMLDKVGLAHKAEAWPVQLSGGQQQRVAIARALAMEPHIMLFDEPTSALDPELVGEVLQVMKDLAKEGMTMVVVTHEMGFAAQVADSVIFLDKGEVVARGTPQQIFHQAEHPRLQQFLQNYLDRNAFWQDGKDAAAP
- the hutC gene encoding histidine utilization repressor codes for the protein MKNPPQALYQRAKDYVQSKLRAGEWKTGDLIPSENRLVVELGMSRMTVNRALRELTEEGLLLRVSGVGTFVAESKPKSNLLTITNIADEITARGHRYDCQVLQLSREAASMTVAAALALPTGASVFHLVCVHLEEGVPVQLEDRYVSPELVPEFLQQQFGGQLQPARYLLQVISPDEMEHIVEAAHPSSDESRHLQVEATEPCLVLMRRTWNSGKVVTYVRLVHPSSRYRLGSRMAVNGAQRDG
- the clpB gene encoding ATP-dependent chaperone ClpB; the protein is MRIDRLTSKLQLALSDSQSLAVGLDHPAIEPAHLMQALLDQQGGSIRPLLMQVGFDVPSLRRELTKELDQLPKIQNPTGDVNMSQDLARLLNQADRLAQQKSDQFISSELVLLAAMDENSKLGKLLLGQGVTKKALENAILNLRGGDAVNDPNAEESRKALEKYTVDLTKRAEEGKLDPVIGRDDEIRRTIQVLQRRTKNNPVLIGEPGVGKTAIAEGLAQRIINGEVPDGLKGKRLLSLDMGALIAGAKFRGEFEERLKGLLNELSKQDGQIILFIDELHTMVGAGKGEGSMDAGNMLKPALARGELHCVGATTLNEYRQYIEKDAALERRFQKVLVEEPSEEDTIAILRGLKERYEVHHKVAITDGAIIAAAKLSHRYITDRQLPDKAIDLIDEAASRIRMEIDSKPEVLDRLERRLIQLKVEAQALKKEDDEAAIKRLEKLKEEITRLEREYADLEEIWTSEKAEVQGSAQIQQKIEQARQELEAARRKGDLSRMAELQYGVIPDLERSLQMVDQHGKPENQLLRSRVTEEEIAEVVSKWTGIPVAKMLEGERDKLLKMESLLHQRVIGQHEAVVAVSNAVRRSRAGLSDPDRPSGSFMFLGPTGVGKTELCKALAEFLFDTEEAMIRIDMSEFMEKHSVARLIGAPPGYVGYEEGGYLTEAVRRKPYSVVLLDEVEKAHPDVFNVLLQVLEDGRLTDSHGRTVDFRNTVIVMTSNLGSARIQELVGDPDAQRAAVMDALGSHFRPEFINRVDEVVIFEPLARDQIAGITQIQLARLRSRLTERELTLELSSEALDKLIAVGYDPVYGARPLKRAIQRWIENPLAQLILSGQFLPGTSVTATLDNDEIVFA